In Halovivax gelatinilyticus, the following are encoded in one genomic region:
- a CDS encoding extracellular solute-binding protein gives MQHRHDASSSRSAIGRRRFLATSGVALAGAGLAGCLDVFGGRTDPFDDYGPQGEALDSGEATWDDLGDLEGELVVYSGRTRDQIKPLFDELEDQYPEFEITADYDGNDAQLASLREEGDATDADVFYTQDSGALAAFKEEGLARELPDDVTGTIEERYRDRDGRWTGASGRVRAVLYNTDAFDGDELPDDIFAYAEDDRFAGRISTRPNSGSFRAFIVAMMELEGEERTREWATKMVEEQEIVTYDSGTQQAEAVAAGDQDIALGNQYYAGRILQNAPDAPLGVAFTREDPGCLFNVSGIAVHEHAEVPNLAAEFVRHVLAREGQEFFVAVNGEYPVVDHVEYVGDLPALADIRPPEFDLNTLGLELQEARDLQSETGLTL, from the coding sequence ATGCAACACCGACACGACGCGTCATCGAGCCGATCGGCGATCGGCCGCCGCCGATTTCTCGCTACGAGCGGCGTCGCGCTCGCCGGAGCCGGGCTGGCGGGCTGTCTCGACGTTTTCGGTGGTCGAACCGACCCGTTCGACGACTACGGGCCACAGGGGGAGGCCCTCGATTCGGGTGAGGCGACCTGGGACGACCTCGGCGACCTCGAGGGCGAACTCGTCGTCTACTCCGGACGCACGCGCGATCAGATCAAGCCGCTGTTCGACGAACTCGAAGACCAGTACCCGGAGTTCGAGATCACGGCCGACTACGACGGTAACGACGCCCAGCTGGCCAGCCTTCGTGAGGAGGGCGACGCGACCGACGCGGACGTCTTCTACACGCAGGATTCCGGGGCGCTCGCGGCGTTCAAAGAGGAGGGACTCGCCAGGGAGCTTCCGGACGACGTCACCGGGACGATCGAGGAGCGCTACCGCGACCGCGACGGCCGGTGGACCGGCGCGTCCGGCCGGGTTCGGGCCGTTCTCTACAACACGGACGCGTTCGACGGCGACGAGTTACCTGACGACATCTTCGCCTACGCCGAGGACGACCGCTTCGCCGGCCGCATCTCGACGCGGCCGAACTCCGGGAGCTTCCGGGCGTTCATCGTCGCGATGATGGAACTCGAAGGCGAAGAGCGCACCCGCGAGTGGGCGACGAAGATGGTCGAAGAGCAAGAAATCGTCACCTACGACAGCGGCACCCAGCAGGCCGAGGCCGTCGCCGCGGGAGATCAGGACATCGCGCTCGGCAACCAGTACTACGCCGGCCGAATTCTCCAGAACGCTCCCGATGCCCCGCTGGGCGTCGCATTCACCCGGGAGGATCCCGGTTGTCTGTTCAACGTCTCGGGGATCGCCGTTCACGAACACGCCGAGGTACCGAACCTCGCCGCCGAATTCGTCCGCCACGTTCTCGCCCGGGAGGGCCAGGAGTTCTTCGTCGCGGTCAACGGCGAGTACCCGGTCGTCGACCACGTCGAGTACGTCGGCGACCTGCCGGCGCTCGCCGACATCCGACCGCCGGAATTCGATCTCAACACGCTCGGGCTCGAACTCCAGGAAGCGCGCGACCTCCAGAGCGAAACCGGACTCACGCTGTGA
- a CDS encoding ABC transporter permease — protein sequence MDGINFGRLREREDDASSIGLVLVSGAIAALVTSPLLWLFLRASGVETDRGWRLMTSERTLDILASSIGLMTAVTLLSIAIGVPVAFLTTRTDLPYRRFFTVLAALPLVVPSYIGAYAFVETFGHRGELSSLLGLSMPAIDGFWGAVLVITLYTYPYVFLTTRAALLSIDGSLVDAARTLQAGRFEAFRRVTLPQLRPAIAAGALLVALYAISDFGTPAFMRVDVFTFVIYEEHSYDPEYAALLSLQLLAVAAVVLAIEARIGRGDGYAGARARSARIRLGRWKWPATAGVATLGFVTIALPVIIFGRWLLIADAESVGVYAFEIEWALASLGYALLAALVGAALALPVGYLSATRGGLLSRLFERATYVGFAVPGVVIGLALVFLGTSYTPWLYRTVPLLVFAYVVRFLPQAVGTTRTTVLQVDERLLEAARVMNAGRFETFRRVTLPLIVPGIVAGAALVFLTTMKELPATLMLRPVGTETLATIIYEAHGTAHYRAAAVPALILIGISALSMLILLRQDDLAVDDRD from the coding sequence GTGGATGGAATCAACTTCGGTCGCCTCCGCGAGCGCGAGGACGACGCGTCGTCGATCGGGCTCGTCCTGGTGAGCGGGGCGATCGCCGCGCTCGTCACTTCGCCGCTGCTCTGGCTGTTCTTACGCGCCAGCGGCGTCGAAACCGACCGCGGATGGCGGTTGATGACGTCCGAACGAACGCTCGACATCCTCGCCTCGAGCATCGGCCTGATGACGGCCGTGACGCTCCTTTCGATCGCGATCGGCGTGCCGGTGGCGTTTCTGACGACCAGGACCGACCTTCCCTACCGACGGTTTTTCACCGTCCTGGCGGCGCTTCCGCTGGTCGTCCCGAGCTACATCGGCGCCTACGCGTTCGTCGAGACGTTCGGCCACCGTGGCGAACTCTCCTCGCTCCTTGGCCTCTCCATGCCCGCGATCGACGGCTTCTGGGGGGCCGTCCTGGTCATCACGCTCTACACCTATCCGTACGTCTTCCTCACGACGCGCGCGGCGCTGCTCTCGATCGACGGCTCGCTCGTCGACGCCGCGCGCACCCTGCAGGCCGGCCGGTTCGAAGCGTTTCGTCGGGTCACCCTGCCCCAGCTCCGACCGGCCATCGCGGCGGGGGCGCTGCTCGTCGCCCTCTACGCGATCTCCGACTTCGGCACGCCCGCGTTCATGCGCGTCGACGTCTTCACGTTCGTTATCTACGAAGAACACAGCTACGACCCCGAGTACGCGGCGTTACTCTCGCTGCAGTTGCTCGCCGTCGCCGCCGTCGTCCTGGCGATCGAAGCCCGGATCGGTCGCGGCGACGGATACGCCGGCGCCCGGGCCAGAAGCGCTCGGATTCGCCTGGGCCGCTGGAAGTGGCCCGCGACCGCCGGCGTCGCCACGCTCGGCTTCGTGACGATCGCGCTGCCGGTCATCATCTTCGGGCGCTGGCTGCTCATCGCCGACGCCGAGTCCGTCGGCGTCTACGCGTTCGAGATCGAGTGGGCGCTCGCCTCGCTCGGCTACGCGTTGCTGGCGGCGCTGGTCGGAGCCGCGCTCGCGTTGCCGGTCGGCTACCTCTCGGCGACGCGCGGCGGTCTCCTCAGCCGGCTGTTCGAGCGGGCGACCTACGTCGGTTTCGCCGTCCCCGGCGTCGTCATCGGGCTTGCGCTCGTCTTCCTCGGAACGAGTTACACGCCCTGGCTGTACCGAACCGTGCCGCTTCTGGTCTTCGCGTACGTCGTTCGATTTCTCCCGCAGGCGGTCGGGACGACCCGGACGACGGTCTTACAGGTCGACGAGCGGTTGCTCGAAGCGGCCCGCGTCATGAACGCCGGCCGGTTCGAAACCTTTCGCCGGGTCACGCTGCCGCTCATCGTCCCCGGCATCGTCGCGGGCGCGGCGCTGGTGTTTCTGACGACGATGAAGGAACTCCCGGCGACGCTGATGCTCCGCCCCGTTGGCACCGAGACGCTCGCGACGATCATCTACGAAGCACACGGGACCGCACACTACCGCGCCGCGGCCGTCCCGGCGCTCATTCTCATCGGTATTTCGGCGCTCTCTATGCTGATATTGCTCCGCCAGGACGATCTGGCGGTTGACGATCGTGACTGA
- a CDS encoding winged helix-turn-helix transcriptional regulator: MADRSQSEPVSYERGLETVRLLSKKWHPVVVATLLSRGSMGFNQLLDSIPDVSGKVLTETLEALVEADLVERSVTSESPLRVEYELTPSGSDLAPVFEALDAWGRQHLGADDPQVVIADGDRRLTSMYEGWLAERYDVSRAHSALELDAALDAATDVVVVDASLPGADLDALVDSVRTDSRTILLVGDRPPVDLLSVECDEICKKPVVRETVTAAVASQLERAGESDGARERASLSARRKAFESIYPRRRLEDANAYTAVCDRLKATSSTSAE; encoded by the coding sequence ATGGCCGACCGGTCTCAGTCCGAACCAGTCTCGTACGAACGCGGTCTCGAGACGGTACGGTTACTCTCGAAGAAGTGGCATCCGGTCGTCGTCGCCACGCTCTTATCGCGCGGATCGATGGGGTTCAACCAGTTACTCGATTCGATTCCCGACGTCTCGGGAAAGGTCCTCACCGAGACCCTGGAGGCGCTCGTCGAGGCCGACCTCGTCGAGCGATCGGTCACCAGCGAGTCGCCGCTTCGCGTCGAGTACGAACTGACCCCCTCGGGGTCGGACCTGGCGCCCGTCTTCGAGGCGCTCGACGCGTGGGGGCGCCAACACCTCGGTGCGGACGATCCGCAGGTCGTCATCGCCGACGGCGACCGTCGACTCACGTCGATGTACGAGGGCTGGCTCGCCGAGCGCTACGACGTGTCCCGCGCACACTCCGCGCTCGAACTCGACGCCGCTCTCGACGCCGCGACCGACGTCGTGGTGGTAGACGCCTCGCTTCCGGGCGCCGATCTCGACGCCCTCGTCGACAGCGTTCGAACGGACAGTCGAACGATCCTCCTGGTCGGCGACCGCCCGCCGGTCGACCTGCTCTCGGTCGAGTGCGACGAGATCTGTAAAAAGCCGGTCGTTCGCGAGACGGTCACCGCCGCCGTCGCCTCCCAGCTAGAGCGAGCCGGCGAGTCGGACGGCGCACGCGAACGGGCGTCGCTCTCGGCGCGTCGGAAGGCCTTCGAGTCGATCTATCCCCGAAGAAGACTCGAAGACGCAAACGCGTACACCGCCGTTTGCGATCGGCTGAAGGCGACGAGTTCAACGTCGGCGGAGTGA
- a CDS encoding PQQ-binding-like beta-propeller repeat protein has translation MGVAATGLASVGSGPVAATSGDLIWTYGEELDCSQASTFEAPLTVVDGLVFAGTTCAHLHVVDAATGEQADTIYTNATVNRAPTVVGDLVVSAPNNQELMAYDMDGDERSNRIWEADVGGTVTTRVSSPTVANGTVYTTNHDGPPYLHAVDLQTGDERWTYDGAELGESPIVHDGTVYATGRDGLVVALDAESGDEAWTAPVGESVESTPTLADGMVFAGTTGGTLYAIEAESGDEAWTFDAGGHVAAPTVADGVVYVGSFDDTLYAVDAASGDEEWRFDTGAIPTGATVAGGTVFVGSGGARVFAIDAASGEQTWRFEESDIDTEPYPRATAPTVVDGVVYVATTNGLEGRVHALDAGVSGSSEDSRVVLGTSGHHDEWAEQAATSSGPTDASGGSETDDPDDGASDDTDANADGADDGMPGPGIVGAIASLTSAAYLLGRRTSRDRSK, from the coding sequence GTGGGCGTCGCCGCGACCGGCCTGGCCTCCGTCGGCAGTGGACCGGTCGCGGCCACGAGCGGCGACCTCATCTGGACCTACGGCGAGGAACTCGATTGCTCGCAGGCGTCGACGTTCGAAGCGCCGCTCACGGTCGTCGACGGGCTCGTGTTCGCGGGGACGACCTGTGCGCACCTGCACGTCGTCGACGCGGCCACCGGCGAGCAGGCGGACACGATTTACACGAACGCCACCGTGAACCGAGCGCCGACGGTCGTCGGCGACCTCGTCGTCTCCGCGCCGAACAACCAGGAGCTCATGGCGTACGATATGGACGGTGACGAGCGGTCGAATCGAATCTGGGAGGCCGACGTCGGCGGAACGGTGACGACCAGAGTGAGTTCGCCGACGGTGGCGAACGGGACGGTCTACACGACGAATCACGACGGACCGCCGTACCTTCACGCCGTCGACCTCCAGACGGGAGACGAACGGTGGACGTACGACGGCGCCGAATTGGGCGAGAGCCCGATCGTCCACGACGGGACCGTCTACGCGACCGGACGGGACGGCCTCGTCGTCGCGCTCGACGCGGAATCCGGCGACGAAGCGTGGACGGCTCCGGTCGGGGAGTCGGTCGAATCCACGCCGACCCTGGCGGATGGCATGGTCTTCGCCGGGACGACCGGCGGGACGCTCTACGCCATCGAGGCCGAATCCGGCGACGAGGCGTGGACGTTCGACGCTGGTGGACACGTCGCGGCGCCCACGGTCGCCGACGGCGTCGTCTACGTCGGCAGTTTCGACGACACCCTCTACGCGGTCGACGCGGCCAGCGGCGACGAGGAGTGGCGGTTCGATACCGGCGCTATCCCGACCGGGGCGACGGTCGCCGGTGGAACCGTTTTCGTCGGTAGCGGCGGCGCTCGCGTCTTCGCGATCGACGCCGCGAGCGGCGAGCAGACGTGGCGATTCGAAGAATCCGACATCGACACCGAACCGTATCCGCGCGCGACGGCTCCCACCGTCGTCGACGGCGTCGTCTACGTCGCGACGACGAACGGTCTGGAAGGGCGGGTCCACGCCCTCGATGCCGGCGTCTCGGGTTCGAGCGAGGACTCGCGGGTCGTACTCGGAACGTCGGGACACCACGACGAGTGGGCCGAGCAGGCTGCGACCAGTTCGGGACCGACCGACGCCAGCGGCGGGTCGGAAACCGACGACCCCGACGACGGGGCATCCGACGACACTGACGCGAATGCCGATGGAGCTGATGACGGGATGCCCGGCCCCGGAATCGTCGGCGCGATCGCCAGCCTCACCAGCGCGGCCTATCTGCTCGGCCGACGCACGTCCCGAGATCGATCGAAATGA
- a CDS encoding tetratricopeptide repeat protein, whose translation MAGVDRRDETVTLISRLELLDRLCRSPAHVRDIIDETGQARSTVHRAVTELTELGLVRRGDEGVEATITGRFVRDQLVDYLDALDDVLAAREVLEPLPTATDVPFDVTVGADVVPASDPAPYRPADRNHSALTDARGYRALMPTIEESRTVRVLYEHVVTRGRPAELVVSPAVFETLRSEFPRRATLLAESQNCTVYVADIPPYGLALHELESNGDDPTERAHLVVHNESGGIHGLLATETVEGISWASGQYERYREAGTDRTSDLIADTDGGVRTADPRGSSPIGQSLPVSLEREGFVRIDDAYFRNEPVASPTTAWRTGLSLAEVHTGYAIERPSTAPNVGRAADARDAERAGPLDESITAALVDGTDTIVLGPPGSGKSTICKQVACAWYASDRGPVIYRDGQHGRAIEAVDDLVATVSSADGHTLVVVEDAVRPHADAIFEGLERLADRTDVSVLLDSRESEWNKRRVATDATDLERVYVPPVRLGDCARLVDQFERTVDHPVDVSADWLWSAVRDEIGTDDHDEPHEMLRLIHRLSTYADPLAAEPTALEESVADVYQDVEGDRLTLSVCLLANALNAAGRAVHRSALYAARDDAPIEAVDDVLDRLNGRILFSGTGDRVRMVHEAWSTAFLSHYLETAGETEAARRFGRTVESALTLAAEPERRGRIESHHDERSSVEPTAFSDGPIESPQRWVDETVDALFSLGRKRPKLAPLFGDGSTDSFHIPARCDGELADRRPVRLGRIFLDGGYYDRAESAFERLDRDDPERLDGLARVSFRRGEYDDALEGYERALVIARETDDRNTEARVLAGLGLTSWRLGDYDSAGEYFRRCRSRARDIDDRRLASKADANLGAIAWSQGSYDAAREHFTAFLEGARQIGDRDGEARSLNNLGSVAYHLGAYDRARGRFEASLAIRREIGYRSGEASCLNNLGFLAAREGRLDDAEALFESALSIATEIGYPRERGQASRGLGIVARDRGEHEAAERHFEASQSTFDETGNRSYEARAGVDWAQLALDRGERDVARTRVERLLDLAESLDSVHVSARCRRLLGEIDAETGEYQRSRARFRAAFEEFEDCRSLDLALETLEDLIAVCEEMGDADAARGYVAQSRALVRDAPAATADRHRERIDACGRRFERTSPDRAG comes from the coding sequence ATGGCAGGTGTCGACCGACGCGACGAGACGGTGACGCTCATCAGCCGCCTCGAGTTGCTCGACCGGCTCTGTCGATCACCCGCACACGTTCGCGACATCATCGACGAGACTGGCCAGGCTCGATCGACGGTCCACCGCGCGGTCACCGAACTCACGGAACTGGGCCTCGTTCGTCGGGGAGACGAGGGAGTCGAAGCGACGATTACCGGGCGATTCGTCCGCGATCAGCTCGTCGACTACCTCGACGCGCTCGACGACGTTCTCGCCGCCCGCGAGGTCCTCGAACCGCTCCCGACGGCGACGGACGTCCCGTTCGACGTCACCGTCGGCGCGGATGTCGTCCCCGCGAGCGATCCGGCGCCGTATCGGCCGGCAGACCGAAACCATTCGGCACTGACCGACGCGCGCGGGTATCGTGCGTTGATGCCGACGATCGAGGAATCGCGGACGGTCAGGGTGCTGTACGAACACGTCGTCACCCGCGGACGACCGGCCGAGCTCGTCGTGAGCCCGGCGGTCTTCGAGACGCTGCGAAGTGAGTTTCCCCGTCGAGCGACGCTGCTCGCCGAGTCACAGAACTGTACGGTCTACGTTGCCGACATTCCGCCGTACGGCCTCGCCCTCCACGAGCTCGAGTCGAACGGTGACGATCCGACCGAGCGGGCCCATCTCGTCGTCCACAACGAAAGCGGCGGCATTCACGGCTTACTCGCGACAGAAACGGTCGAGGGGATTTCGTGGGCGAGCGGACAGTACGAGCGCTACCGGGAGGCGGGCACGGATCGAACGAGCGACCTGATCGCCGACACGGATGGCGGCGTTCGAACGGCTGACCCGCGTGGGTCCTCACCGATCGGCCAATCCCTTCCGGTCTCGCTCGAACGCGAGGGATTCGTCCGAATCGACGACGCCTACTTCCGAAACGAACCCGTCGCGAGTCCGACGACGGCCTGGCGGACGGGGCTCTCGCTCGCCGAAGTCCACACCGGCTACGCCATCGAACGGCCGTCGACGGCTCCGAACGTCGGTCGAGCGGCGGACGCCCGCGACGCCGAACGCGCCGGCCCGCTCGACGAATCGATCACGGCCGCACTGGTCGACGGAACGGATACGATCGTCCTGGGACCGCCGGGATCCGGGAAAAGTACGATCTGTAAGCAGGTCGCGTGTGCGTGGTACGCCAGCGATCGAGGACCGGTGATCTACCGCGACGGCCAGCACGGTCGCGCGATCGAAGCGGTCGACGATCTCGTCGCGACCGTCTCGTCGGCCGACGGTCACACGCTCGTCGTCGTCGAAGACGCCGTCCGCCCGCACGCGGACGCCATCTTCGAGGGGCTCGAACGCCTCGCCGACCGAACCGACGTCAGCGTCCTGCTCGACTCCCGGGAGAGCGAGTGGAACAAGCGGCGAGTCGCCACCGACGCCACCGATCTGGAGCGGGTGTACGTTCCACCGGTGAGACTCGGCGATTGCGCCCGTCTCGTCGACCAGTTCGAGCGGACGGTCGACCACCCGGTCGACGTCTCCGCCGACTGGTTGTGGTCGGCTGTGCGAGACGAGATCGGCACCGACGACCACGACGAACCCCACGAGATGCTCCGGTTGATCCACCGACTGTCGACGTACGCCGATCCGCTGGCCGCCGAGCCGACGGCGCTCGAGGAATCGGTGGCCGACGTCTACCAGGACGTCGAGGGCGATCGGCTGACTCTGTCGGTTTGCCTGCTCGCGAACGCGCTCAACGCGGCGGGCCGCGCCGTTCACCGATCGGCCCTGTACGCCGCCCGGGATGACGCGCCTATCGAAGCCGTCGACGACGTACTCGATCGGCTGAACGGGCGAATCCTCTTTTCCGGAACGGGCGATCGGGTTCGGATGGTTCACGAGGCGTGGTCGACGGCGTTTCTGTCGCACTATCTAGAGACCGCCGGTGAGACCGAAGCCGCCCGCAGGTTCGGCCGCACGGTCGAATCCGCACTCACGCTCGCGGCCGAGCCCGAACGGCGAGGCCGAATCGAATCTCACCACGACGAGCGCTCCTCCGTCGAACCCACCGCGTTCTCGGACGGTCCGATCGAGTCCCCCCAGCGGTGGGTCGACGAGACGGTCGATGCCCTCTTTTCGCTCGGACGGAAGCGTCCGAAACTCGCCCCGCTGTTCGGCGACGGTTCGACCGACAGTTTCCACATACCAGCACGTTGCGACGGCGAACTCGCTGATCGACGGCCCGTCCGACTCGGTCGGATCTTCCTCGATGGTGGCTACTACGACAGGGCCGAGAGCGCGTTCGAACGGTTGGATCGGGACGATCCAGAGCGCCTCGACGGCCTGGCTCGCGTCTCCTTCCGACGGGGCGAGTACGACGACGCGCTCGAAGGCTACGAGCGCGCGCTCGTCATCGCACGAGAGACTGACGATCGAAACACCGAAGCACGGGTTCTCGCCGGACTCGGGCTGACCAGCTGGCGACTCGGGGACTACGACTCTGCGGGCGAGTACTTCCGCCGGTGCCGATCGCGCGCACGCGACATCGACGACCGGCGGCTCGCGTCCAAAGCCGACGCGAACCTCGGCGCTATCGCGTGGTCTCAGGGGTCGTACGACGCCGCTCGCGAGCACTTTACGGCGTTTCTCGAAGGGGCCCGTCAGATCGGCGACAGGGACGGCGAAGCGAGGAGCCTCAACAATCTCGGGAGCGTCGCGTACCACCTGGGCGCGTACGATCGAGCGCGGGGTCGGTTCGAAGCGAGCCTCGCGATCAGACGCGAGATCGGATACCGATCGGGCGAGGCGAGCTGTCTCAACAATCTCGGCTTCCTCGCGGCCAGAGAGGGCCGGTTGGACGACGCAGAGGCGTTGTTCGAATCGGCGCTGTCGATCGCAACCGAGATCGGCTATCCCAGAGAGCGGGGGCAGGCGTCGAGAGGACTCGGCATCGTCGCGCGCGACCGGGGCGAGCACGAGGCGGCCGAGCGCCACTTCGAGGCGTCGCAGTCGACGTTCGACGAAACGGGCAACCGCTCGTACGAGGCGCGAGCCGGCGTCGATTGGGCGCAGTTAGCGCTCGATCGAGGGGAGCGAGACGTCGCTCGAACGCGGGTCGAGCGGCTGCTCGACCTCGCCGAATCGCTCGATTCGGTCCACGTCAGCGCCCGGTGTCGACGATTGCTCGGCGAGATAGACGCCGAAACGGGTGAGTACCAGCGTTCCCGAGCGCGGTTCCGGGCCGCGTTCGAGGAGTTCGAGGACTGTCGCTCGCTCGACCTCGCTCTGGAGACCCTCGAAGACCTCATCGCAGTCTGTGAGGAAATGGGAGACGCCGACGCAGCCCGAGGATACGTCGCGCAGTCCCGAGCGCTCGTGCGCGACGCGCCGGCCGCCACGGCCGATCGTCACCGCGAGCGGATCGACGCCTGCGGACGACGGTTCGAACGCACGTCGCCGGATCGAGCGGGCTGA